Genomic segment of Drosophila simulans strain w501 chromosome 2R, Prin_Dsim_3.1, whole genome shotgun sequence:
atagtacatatatgaGTCTGCCTACCGGCAACCGATGGCAGGGTGCTCCCATTCTTATTTTCAGCAATGCGGCACTAAATTTAGCAAATAAAAGCTCACCCGGCTCGTTCTTTGGCAGCCAGAAAGGGAGCCGCTGCCAGGGGCATCGAAGCGCGGATACCCTGTACCGACCACCTAATAGTTCCTACACACACTTTTCACTCTCACTCGTTCACCGAACATCTGGTGCTCACTTTCAAGCCTTCTTGTTCACTAGCTCGCAGCAGCGCACGTGATACCCTGTAATCCGAAACCAGGAAGCATCCGCCTTGGACTTACGCAAATTCCCAGTGGTCCGCTGGTGGCTCGGCTctcatttttgcattttcctccGGAAAAGTCCGCGCGCTGGAAAAGTCAACACAAGTTCACCTCTCCAAATTCGTGCGTGGGTGTGGGCGGAAGGCGGAAGGTGGTGGTAGGTGGATGGTGGGCGGGGTGTGGGTTGGTGGTGATTCGAGGGGGGGCGGTGCGTGggtgggtttatttttagcgcTGCTGCGACGGAAACGCGACAAGTCGGAGATTCTGCTTCcgcaatgttgttgttttcgcaGCCGttattattaacaaatattacgCTGCCCACGGGCTCTTCTTCTTGCTTGTTTGCGTTGACAAATCTCGCTGCGCTTTCACAATCACATCAAATCGGGGAAAACTCGTTTTTCCCCCCTTTCTGCGCGGCTCACTCTTCGGTTCGTGAACAGTTTGTGTCCGCGGTCAATGGAAAGTCTTTGTTTTTCACACGCGTTTATCACAacagtaaataaaatagcaatttAGCCAGTTTAATCAACTCGGAGAGCAGAACTTTTAACCGTGAGAAATAACCGCATACTGAAGTGGGCAAAATCTGGGAAATCGCCACGGAGGAACTCGCGGAAAATACCAAATCCATGGCATGCAAGCTTTATTACCAGGGGCGTAGAAGAGGGGCTTTATCTGATTCATCCTCTCTCTATACTTTTCAACCGCTTGCCATTTTTAAGAACTGAGGTTAATAAGATTTGTTATTCTTCCAGATtaatctaattaaattaaaatcggATGTTTCCCCTTTATGTTTCTAAGAGTAATCGCAAATATTCAATGAAGaaaagaatattttattttattgtactGCCGAAATCCATAAATTAAACTCTAtataagtaatttaaatttaaatttataacacCCAAAAAGTGTGATTCCCCCGAAATACCAGTTGGTATATAACGGAATTTCGGAATTTGTAGAGGTATTTTCTGGCGCTTCCGCTGCGGTCACACTGAACACGAGTTTCGTTTTGGTCTAAGAAATGGAGATTGACTTGGGATTTGCGGAAAAGAGCGACAATGGCGCCTGGCTGAGCAACCGCTACTTCCCCAGCAAACTGGGTGGCCAGCCCGCCTGGCTGGAACTGGAGGCCTTGCCGCCCACGTCGCAGGTGCAGTGCAGCAAGTGCCTGGCGCCCAAAACCTTCCTTGCTCAGCTGTACGCTCCCTTCGAGGACGAGTTCAACTTTCATCGGTCCATCTATGTGTTCCTGTGCCGGAATGCCGACTGCCAGGAGCCCCAAAATGCAAGGTAATCCCTTCCAGCTCTAGAAACTAACTTGGAACCTAATCTTACCCTTCTTTCCAGCAATTTCACAGTCCTGAGGTCGCAGTTGCCGCGAAAGAATAAGTTTTATTCGGAGGAGGAGCCAAGCGACGTGGGTCAACCCCTGGTAAGAACAGCAGCCATATTTTCAAAGCAAACTCACCATAATATGTTTTCTTAGCCCGCTGTTCCCTGCCTAAAGAAACTGTGCGCCGCCTGCGGTTGCCATGCTCCCCACGCCTGCAGCAAATGCAAGGCTATCCACTACTGCTCATCAGAGCATCAAAGGGCCCACTGGCCACAACACAAGCCAAACTGCGGAGCACCAGGAGTATCCACTGCGAAGCCCTTAACTCAAATCGTTTTCCCAGAATTTGAGATTGTAATGGACAGCAACCCCGAGGAATCTGCCGAGGAGGACAAGGACGATGCGGCTCGTTTGGCGGAGTTCCAGGAGTTGGAGTCCAGCGGGAAGACGGGCGACTTGAGCAATGTTTCCGAGGCGGAGATGGACAAGTACTTCGGAAACTCGGCGGCCGCCGATGACAA
This window contains:
- the LOC6736016 gene encoding programmed cell death protein 2, with amino-acid sequence MEIDLGFAEKSDNGAWLSNRYFPSKLGGQPAWLELEALPPTSQVQCSKCLAPKTFLAQLYAPFEDEFNFHRSIYVFLCRNADCQEPQNASNFTVLRSQLPRKNKFYSEEEPSDVGQPLPAVPCLKKLCAACGCHAPHACSKCKAIHYCSSEHQRAHWPQHKPNCGAPGVSTAKPLTQIVFPEFEIVMDSNPEESAEEDKDDAARLAEFQELESSGKTGDLSNVSEAEMDKYFGNSAAADDKTFRQFKKQTAAEPDQIVRYKRGGQPLWITNTVKTVEDQLKKLPNCTACGGERQFEFQIMPQALTLLEDENLDWGVLAVYTCAKSCPIDGYVEEVLIKQDIVAEDES